ACTCCAATTACAAACGAGAATTAGAGTTTAGCTTACAAGATTAGACAGTTCTTTTCGACATACGAAAAAAACCTTTTCACATTTCCCTTCGCCAGTATTAACTGTATCAGGTTCAATGGGTATCATCTCAGCCTAAAGCACCCCAAATGTCTTTATTATTTTATTACTGGACCAGTATAGCAAAAAATGAAAGCTCTAGCAAGATATTTGACTGGAAAATATATTTATATAGTTTCTGATAGCGATTTAATCTTTCTATACACGAAGAAAAGCCTCCACATCAAATGGAGACTTTCTACTTTCTCAATACAACTTCAAATCACGTGAATCAACTGGGAAGGATGGATTGTATGGATTGTGACGCAGTTTGAAGCGTTTAACATCTTCAATAGTCTGAGTTCCAGATAACTGCATAACTGTCTTTAATTCTGCATTCAAGTGTTCAAAGACTTGACGTACACCCACACTACCACCCAGAGCCAAGCCATAGATGACTGGGCGACCAATAGCTACCAAGTCTGCTCCTGAAGCCAAGGCTTTAAAGACGTGCTGACCGCGACGAACACCAGAGTCAAAGACGATTGGCACACGTTTAGCAACTGCTTCAGCCACTTCTTGAAGCGAGTCAAATGATGCTGGTCCACCGTCGATTTGGCGACCACCGTGGTTGGTTACCCAGATACCAGAAGCACCTGCAGCAAGAGAGCGTTCAACGTCCTCACGGCATTGTGGCCCCTTGACATAAACAGGAAGACCTGAGTAAACAGCGATAAATTCTACATCGCGAGGAGACAAGCGTTGTTTGGCTGATTTGTAAACAAAGTCCATTGATTTACCAGCACCTTCTGGCAGGTATTCCTCAACAATCGGCATGCCAACTGGGAAGACGAATCCATTGCGCTTGTCGACCTCACGATTGCCCCCTACAGTTGCATCTGCCGTCAAGACAATCGCTTTGTAGCCTTCAGCCTTCACACGGTCCATGATGTGGCGGTTGATACCATCATCCTTACTAAAGTAAAATTGGAACCAGTGAGGCGTCCCTTGAAGGGCTTCTGTTATTTCCGGAAGATCAACAGTAGAGTAGGAACTAGTTGTATAGAGAGAACCGAACTCATGTACACCACGCGCAGTCGCCACTTCCCCCTGCTCATTTGCCAATTTATGAGCCGCAACAGGCGCCATAATAATTGGTGAAGATAATTTTTCACCTGCAAATTCAATCTCTGTACTTGGATTTTCAACATCACAAAGCGTATGAGGAACAATAAGTTTGTGGTTAAAGGCACGGATGTTCTCGCGTAGAGTGAAAGTATCCTCTGCTCCACTAGCGATATAACCAAAGGCAGCTTTAGGAATGACTTGTTGCGCCATTGGCTCCAAATCATAAGTGTTAATAAAATCTACAGGTCCTTCTGCATTACTTGTTTTATATGACATAAAGTGTCCTCCTTATTAAGTAAGCGTTTACTTTTTCTTACATAAACTATCTTACCTCTTTTTCAGAATCCTTTCAAAAATTTTGTCTGGGAATTTCAAATCACAGACATGATAAATATTTTCTATCATTGTGATAAAAAATTCATATTATCCAAACATGCCCTTTAGTGCTACAATAGCTATATTATTCCTAGATGGGAGGTTCTATTTTGGATTGGTCCATTGTTGAACAATATTTACCGCTCTATCAAAAGGCATTCTTTCTGACCTTACATATCGCAGTTTGGGGAATTCTGGGTTCTTTTCTTGTTGGTCTAATCGTTAGTGTCATTCGGCATTATCGCGTTCCTATCTTTTCACAGCTAGCAACAGCCTACATCGAATTGTCACGAAACACGCCCCTTTTGATTCAACTCTTCTTCCTCTACTTCGGGCTTCCCCGAATAGGGATTGTTCTTTCTTCAGAAGTCTGTGCAACAGTTGGGCTCATCTTTTTAGGTGGCTCCTACATGGCTGAATCTTTCAGAAGCGGACTGGAAGCAGTTAGTCAAACCCAGCACGAGATTGGTCTAGCCATCGGTCTAACGCCTGTACAGGTCTTTCGCTATGTGGTTCTTCCGCAAGCGACTGCGGTTGCTCTACCGTCCTTTAGTGCCAATGTCATTTTTCTCATCAAAGAAACCTCTGTCTTCTCTGCGGTAGCCTTAGCCGATCTCATGTACGTCGCCAAGGACTTGATTGGACTCTATTATGAGACAGACATTGCACTAGCCATGTTGGTAGTTGCTTACCTGATCATGCTTCTACCCATCTCTCTAGTCTTTAGCTGGATAGAAAGGAGGCTCCGCCATGCAGGATTCGGGAATGCAAGTACTCTTTCAGGGAAATAATCTCCTGCGTATTCTACAGGGATTGGGTGTCACGATTGGAATTTCCATTCTCTCCGTCCTTCTATCAATGATTTTCGGAACAGTCATGGGAATCATCATGACCTACCATTCTAGAGTTATTCGTTTTTTAACACGCTTTTATCTGGAATTTATCCGTATCATGCCCCAGCTGGTACTACTTTTCATCGTTTATTTCGGCTTAGCTCGAAACTTTAATATCAATATCTCAGGCGAGACTTCGGCTATTATTGTTTTTACCCTCTGGGGTACAGCTGAAATGGGGGACTTGGTACGTGGAGCCATCACTTCTCTCCCTAAACATCAGTTTGAAAGCGGACAGGCTCTGGGCTTGACCAACTTCCAACTTTACTATCACATTATCATTCCACAGGTCTTGAGAAGACT
This genomic stretch from Streptococcus sp. 1643 harbors:
- the lctO gene encoding L-lactate oxidase; this translates as MSYKTSNAEGPVDFINTYDLEPMAQQVIPKAAFGYIASGAEDTFTLRENIRAFNHKLIVPHTLCDVENPSTEIEFAGEKLSSPIIMAPVAAHKLANEQGEVATARGVHEFGSLYTTSSYSTVDLPEITEALQGTPHWFQFYFSKDDGINRHIMDRVKAEGYKAIVLTADATVGGNREVDKRNGFVFPVGMPIVEEYLPEGAGKSMDFVYKSAKQRLSPRDVEFIAVYSGLPVYVKGPQCREDVERSLAAGASGIWVTNHGGRQIDGGPASFDSLQEVAEAVAKRVPIVFDSGVRRGQHVFKALASGADLVAIGRPVIYGLALGGSVGVRQVFEHLNAELKTVMQLSGTQTIEDVKRFKLRHNPYNPSFPVDSRDLKLY
- a CDS encoding amino acid ABC transporter permease, giving the protein MQDSGMQVLFQGNNLLRILQGLGVTIGISILSVLLSMIFGTVMGIIMTYHSRVIRFLTRFYLEFIRIMPQLVLLFIVYFGLARNFNINISGETSAIIVFTLWGTAEMGDLVRGAITSLPKHQFESGQALGLTNFQLYYHIIIPQVLRRLLPQAINLVTRMIKTTSLVVLIGVVEVTKVGQQIIDSNRLTIPTASFWIYGTILVLYFAVCFPISKLSTHLEKHWRN
- a CDS encoding amino acid ABC transporter permease, whose amino-acid sequence is MDWSIVEQYLPLYQKAFFLTLHIAVWGILGSFLVGLIVSVIRHYRVPIFSQLATAYIELSRNTPLLIQLFFLYFGLPRIGIVLSSEVCATVGLIFLGGSYMAESFRSGLEAVSQTQHEIGLAIGLTPVQVFRYVVLPQATAVALPSFSANVIFLIKETSVFSAVALADLMYVAKDLIGLYYETDIALAMLVVAYLIMLLPISLVFSWIERRLRHAGFGNASTLSGK